A section of the Candidatus Binatia bacterium genome encodes:
- the pdxJ gene encoding pyridoxine 5'-phosphate synthase — MTCLSVNVNKVATLRNTRNIGIPSVVRMARIALEAGAHGITIHPRPDERHIRRGDVAEIAELLRSYPGRELNIEGNPFHGLLEHCTVARPQQATLVPDEVSAATSDHGWPLTGMPQPVKEELRQAIHALHELGARVSLFVDPLPEVIREARALGADRVELYTEPYARAFAQGHARDMLLRYRYAADAALSAGLAVNAGHDLNLDNLGPFLETIPEISEVSIGHALVADALEFGMAEAVRRYLAICARTAGPSGGKGSSTA; from the coding sequence ATGACTTGTTTGTCGGTCAATGTGAATAAAGTCGCCACGTTGCGAAATACCCGCAACATCGGCATTCCGAGTGTGGTGCGCATGGCGCGCATTGCTTTGGAGGCCGGGGCCCACGGAATCACCATCCACCCAAGGCCGGATGAGCGGCACATCCGCCGGGGCGACGTTGCAGAAATCGCCGAGTTGCTGCGCTCCTATCCGGGCCGCGAACTGAATATCGAAGGCAACCCGTTCCACGGCTTGCTCGAGCACTGCACCGTGGCCCGACCCCAGCAGGCAACCCTCGTGCCGGATGAAGTTTCCGCGGCCACCAGCGATCATGGTTGGCCGCTCACCGGTATGCCGCAACCGGTCAAAGAGGAGCTTCGGCAGGCGATCCACGCGCTCCACGAACTGGGGGCCCGAGTGAGTTTGTTCGTGGATCCGTTACCCGAGGTCATTCGGGAAGCACGAGCACTCGGTGCAGATCGCGTCGAGCTCTATACGGAGCCCTATGCACGAGCTTTTGCCCAAGGCCACGCTCGCGACATGCTACTTCGTTACCGGTACGCGGCAGATGCTGCACTTTCCGCAGGCTTGGCGGTCAATGCTGGGCACGACCTCAACCTCGACAACTTAGGCCCGTTTCTCGAAACGATCCCCGAAATTTCCGAGGTTTCCATCGGCCACGCGCTGGTCGCCGACGCGCTCGAGTTCGGCATGGCCGAGGCCGTGCGGCGCTACCTGGCCATCTGTGCGCGCACCGCCGGCCCCAGTGGCGGCAAGGGTTCGTCTACTGCCTGA
- the purD gene encoding phosphoribosylamine--glycine ligase: MRVLVIGSGGREHALAWKIRQSRQVEQVYCAPGNAGIARVAELVPIAADDVAGLLRFARERAIDLTVVGPELPLTLGLADEFQAAGLRVFGPTRQGAQIEASKAFAKELMRRWNVPTGYFSVFDEPEGAKRFVAEVGVPVVVKADGLAGGKGVFVCHELKEAEQAIDDILVARLFGDAGARVVIEEYLVGEEVSFILLTDGESVLPFPSSQDHKRLLDGDQGPNTGGMGAYSPTPALTPEMHARIMAEIVLPTLQALRANKIEYRGTLYAGLMLTDAGPKVLEFNARFGDPECQPLMMRLRSDIVELLNACVDGQLSEVTASWDERAAACVVLAAAGYPGAVEKGQVIHGLEEAESLQDVMIFHAGTARRHDHFVTNGGRVLGVTALGHDVAEAVDRAYHAVSKIHFEGMHYRRDIGQRAFKHRSTPPH; this comes from the coding sequence ATGCGAGTACTGGTGATCGGTAGCGGCGGGCGAGAACACGCTTTGGCGTGGAAAATCCGACAGTCCCGGCAGGTGGAGCAGGTGTATTGCGCTCCGGGCAACGCTGGCATCGCCCGCGTTGCGGAGCTCGTGCCTATTGCGGCAGACGACGTTGCGGGTTTGCTGCGCTTTGCGCGCGAGCGCGCCATCGACCTTACCGTCGTGGGCCCGGAGCTGCCGCTGACACTAGGGCTGGCCGATGAGTTTCAGGCAGCCGGGCTGCGTGTTTTCGGCCCGACGCGGCAGGGCGCACAAATCGAGGCCAGTAAAGCGTTCGCCAAAGAACTCATGCGGAGATGGAATGTCCCCACGGGTTATTTCAGCGTTTTCGATGAGCCAGAGGGGGCCAAGCGCTTTGTTGCGGAAGTCGGAGTGCCCGTTGTGGTCAAAGCGGACGGCCTTGCGGGCGGTAAGGGCGTGTTCGTGTGCCACGAACTCAAAGAGGCCGAGCAAGCGATCGATGACATCCTCGTAGCCCGGCTTTTTGGCGACGCGGGCGCACGTGTGGTCATCGAGGAATATCTTGTGGGCGAGGAGGTGTCGTTCATCTTGCTGACCGACGGGGAGTCCGTGTTGCCGTTTCCCTCCTCTCAAGATCACAAGAGGCTCTTGGACGGCGACCAGGGTCCGAACACCGGGGGAATGGGAGCGTATTCGCCGACACCAGCGCTGACCCCAGAGATGCATGCGCGGATCATGGCGGAGATCGTGTTGCCGACCTTGCAAGCGCTGCGAGCAAACAAGATCGAATACCGGGGAACGCTGTATGCCGGTTTAATGTTGACGGATGCCGGCCCCAAAGTCCTGGAATTCAACGCTCGGTTTGGTGACCCCGAATGCCAACCGTTAATGATGCGCCTGCGAAGCGACATCGTGGAGTTGCTGAATGCCTGCGTGGACGGGCAGTTGTCGGAGGTTACGGCAAGTTGGGACGAACGGGCGGCTGCGTGCGTGGTCTTGGCTGCAGCAGGTTACCCGGGGGCAGTGGAAAAAGGTCAAGTCATCCATGGTTTGGAGGAGGCGGAATCGCTGCAAGACGTGATGATTTTCCATGCGGGCACGGCGCGCCGCCACGATCACTTCGTCACCAACGGAGGACGAGTGTTGGGTGTCACCGCACTGGGACACGACGTGGCGGAGGCTGTGGATCGCGCATACCATGCCGTGAGCAAAATTCATTTCGAGGGAATGCACTATCGGCGGGACATTGGACAGCGGGCTTTCAAACATCGCAGCACGCCACCGCATTGA
- the purH gene encoding bifunctional purine biosynthesis protein PurH: MAKIERALISVSDKTGVVAFARELSAMGVEILSTGGTARELEAAGIPVTQVSAYTGSPEILDGRVKTLHPKIHGGLLARRDVAAHLEQLRSLGIGRIDLVAVNLYPFETTVARPECTWEEAIENIDIGGPSMIRSAAKNHEFVTVIVDPQDYPVVVQELRSRGEVSLETNRRLAQKAFALTARYDGAIATFLGSWADGHRQPFSTTWHMTLPKAQDLRYGENPHQRAALYGKFLECVEQLHGKELSFNNILDIHSALALMLEFADGPSACLAILKHNTPCGVGLGATDVEAYRRAFATDPESPFGGILISNRPWSLELAQEVDEIFTEVLIAPEFAPEALEFLQRKKNRRLMRWHIEATKQDEWDVRGVFGGLLVQDRDRAMEDPRSGRVVTRRSPTPEEYAAMEFGLKVVKHVKSNAIVFCNARSTLAIGGGATSRVDPVFSARAKAQRVGVDLRGSVLASDAFFPFPDGVEVAAEAGITAVVQPGGSVRDEEVIAAADRWGLAMVFTGVRHFRH; encoded by the coding sequence ATGGCAAAGATCGAGCGAGCGTTGATTAGCGTCAGCGATAAGACGGGAGTCGTGGCGTTTGCCCGAGAATTGTCCGCTATGGGCGTGGAAATTCTTTCCACCGGCGGTACGGCTCGCGAGCTGGAGGCCGCGGGCATACCGGTGACGCAAGTAAGCGCGTACACAGGATCGCCGGAGATCCTGGACGGCCGCGTGAAAACTTTGCACCCCAAAATTCATGGAGGCCTCCTTGCGCGGCGCGATGTGGCGGCGCACTTGGAGCAGTTGCGGAGCTTAGGCATCGGCCGGATCGACCTCGTCGCCGTCAATCTCTACCCGTTCGAAACCACCGTCGCTCGCCCCGAGTGCACCTGGGAGGAGGCCATCGAGAACATCGACATTGGCGGCCCTTCGATGATCCGCTCCGCTGCGAAGAATCACGAATTCGTAACGGTCATTGTGGATCCGCAAGACTATCCCGTCGTCGTGCAAGAGTTGCGGAGCCGGGGGGAGGTGTCCCTGGAGACCAACCGCCGCCTGGCGCAGAAGGCGTTCGCGTTAACGGCCCGTTACGATGGAGCTATTGCGACATTTTTGGGAAGCTGGGCGGACGGTCACCGGCAGCCATTTTCGACCACGTGGCACATGACGCTGCCAAAAGCTCAAGACCTTCGTTATGGGGAAAACCCGCACCAGCGCGCGGCCCTCTACGGGAAGTTTCTCGAGTGCGTGGAACAGCTCCATGGAAAGGAGCTGTCGTTCAACAACATCTTGGATATCCACTCCGCCCTGGCGCTGATGTTGGAGTTTGCGGACGGGCCGTCAGCATGTCTGGCGATCCTCAAGCACAACACGCCGTGCGGTGTTGGTTTGGGCGCTACCGATGTCGAAGCGTATCGCCGAGCTTTTGCGACCGACCCGGAGTCCCCGTTCGGTGGAATCTTGATCAGCAATCGCCCGTGGTCGCTCGAACTGGCCCAGGAGGTGGACGAAATCTTTACCGAGGTACTGATTGCGCCGGAGTTTGCCCCGGAGGCGCTCGAGTTTCTGCAGCGCAAAAAGAATAGACGGTTGATGCGGTGGCATATCGAGGCCACGAAGCAAGACGAATGGGATGTACGCGGCGTTTTTGGGGGCTTATTGGTACAGGACCGCGACCGCGCAATGGAAGATCCACGGTCGGGGCGTGTTGTGACCCGCCGCAGCCCGACCCCGGAGGAATACGCTGCAATGGAATTTGGGCTGAAGGTCGTGAAGCATGTGAAGTCGAACGCAATTGTGTTTTGCAATGCGCGCAGTACTCTTGCGATTGGCGGCGGGGCGACCTCGCGCGTGGATCCCGTGTTTTCCGCGCGTGCGAAGGCACAGCGCGTCGGAGTGGATTTGCGGGGTTCGGTGCTGGCCAGCGACGCATTCTTCCCGTTTCCCGATGGAGTCGAAGTCGCCGCCGAAGCCGGGATTACGGCTGTCGTGCAGCCCGGGGGCAGTGTGCGAGACGAGGAAGTCATTGCAGCGGCCGACCGTTGGGGGTTGGCGATGGTGTTTACCGGAGTGCGACACTTCCGCCACTGA
- a CDS encoding alanine racemase, translating to MDAQHPRSACAAIDAAALHHNLERLRARLHARTRLLAVVKADGYGHGALLVARELASGGVDAFGVATAGEGAELRAAGLRQPVLVLAGARGPDLRIAAEHDLSVALLDGEHLREIESLRLPRPLRVHVKVDTGMGRLGTDVDALPGLLSEVEQAHNVVVEGVFSHFGNAESVDNEFCREQLRRFRQAVELVKRRWPASTAHLANSVATWSNPETHFDMVRPGLLLYGVRPNSAVEVPEVRPVMSLTAPVLQVRELPEGRAVSYGQTYVTRRRTRLAVLGVGYADGYDRRLSNVGRVVLRGRAAAVVGRICMDVTLVDVTEIPEVSVGDRALLWGAALPVEEVAACAGTISYELLTRLSRRVPRYLHEEQQVESPTQRDTGRSVTVPMRGGRWQRSSER from the coding sequence ATGGACGCCCAACACCCCCGGAGCGCTTGTGCCGCCATCGATGCTGCGGCCCTCCACCATAACCTCGAGCGGTTGCGCGCGCGCTTGCATGCCAGGACCCGTTTACTCGCCGTGGTGAAGGCGGACGGATATGGTCACGGTGCTCTCCTGGTGGCGCGCGAACTGGCATCTGGGGGTGTGGATGCGTTTGGGGTCGCTACTGCTGGCGAGGGAGCAGAGTTGCGCGCGGCTGGCCTGCGGCAACCCGTGCTGGTGCTGGCGGGAGCACGCGGGCCGGATCTTCGCATCGCCGCCGAGCACGACTTGAGTGTCGCCTTGCTCGACGGAGAACATTTGCGCGAGATCGAAAGTCTTCGGCTGCCTCGGCCTTTACGGGTTCATGTAAAGGTGGATACGGGGATGGGCCGGCTGGGTACGGATGTGGATGCCTTGCCCGGTTTACTTTCGGAAGTCGAACAAGCCCATAACGTGGTCGTTGAGGGGGTGTTCTCCCACTTCGGAAACGCTGAGAGCGTGGACAACGAATTTTGCCGCGAACAGCTTCGGCGGTTCCGACAAGCGGTGGAGTTGGTAAAGCGTCGCTGGCCTGCAAGCACGGCGCATCTGGCCAACAGTGTGGCCACCTGGAGCAATCCGGAAACGCATTTCGATATGGTGCGCCCCGGATTACTCCTGTACGGAGTTAGGCCGAACTCTGCTGTGGAAGTTCCGGAAGTACGTCCCGTTATGTCGTTAACCGCCCCGGTGCTGCAAGTGCGGGAGTTGCCCGAGGGTCGGGCGGTCAGCTACGGCCAAACCTATGTCACCCGGCGGCGAACTCGCCTGGCTGTACTGGGCGTGGGTTACGCGGACGGGTATGACCGGCGCTTGTCTAATGTGGGCCGTGTCGTGCTTCGGGGAAGGGCCGCTGCGGTCGTGGGTCGGATATGTATGGATGTGACGTTGGTGGATGTCACAGAGATTCCCGAGGTCAGCGTCGGCGACCGGGCGCTTCTTTGGGGCGCAGCGCTCCCCGTGGAAGAAGTCGCTGCTTGCGCGGGCACGATCAGCTATGAATTGCTGACTCGCTTGAGTCGAAGAGTGCCTCGTTACTTGCACGAGGAGCAGCAGGTGGAGTCGCCCACCCAACGAGACACGGGCCGGTCGGTAACCGTGCCCATGCGAGGAGGACGATGGCAAAGATCGAGCGAGCGTTGA
- the thiS gene encoding sulfur carrier protein ThiS yields the protein MRVRLNGEWHNVKDGITVADLVAQLGLDHQRIAIELNRAIVPRPEYASVRLREADEVEVVHFVGGG from the coding sequence GTGCGTGTGCGTCTAAACGGCGAATGGCATAACGTAAAAGACGGCATTACGGTCGCGGACCTTGTCGCCCAGCTTGGACTCGACCACCAACGTATCGCGATCGAGCTGAACCGAGCCATTGTGCCCCGCCCCGAGTACGCTAGCGTGCGCCTGCGAGAAGCGGACGAAGTGGAAGTCGTCCACTTCGTCGGCGGAGGATGA
- the thiG gene encoding thiazole synthase, whose translation MDDLLQIAGKHFRSRLIVGTGKYRDFEETRRAVEASGAEIVTVAVRRVNITARDRENLLDYLDPKRFHILPNTAGCYTADEAVRIARLAREAGAGNWVKLEVIGDEKTLFPDVAATIEAARILVREGFAVLPYINDDPVAAKKLEEIGCVAVMPLAAPIGSGLGIRNPYNLMIILEQSRVPVIVDAGVGTASDAAVAMELGCDAVLMNTAIAGAQNPILMAEAMKLAVEAGRKAYLAGRIPKKLYATASSPIEGVIGR comes from the coding sequence ATGGACGATCTTTTGCAAATTGCGGGGAAGCATTTTCGGTCTCGGCTGATCGTCGGCACCGGCAAGTATCGCGACTTCGAAGAAACGCGCCGAGCCGTGGAGGCATCGGGCGCGGAAATCGTGACCGTGGCCGTGCGGCGGGTCAACATCACGGCACGGGATCGGGAAAACCTGCTGGACTACCTGGATCCCAAACGGTTCCACATCTTGCCCAATACTGCTGGCTGCTACACGGCGGACGAAGCCGTGCGCATCGCCCGTCTTGCGCGCGAAGCGGGCGCTGGCAATTGGGTGAAACTCGAGGTCATCGGGGACGAGAAGACGCTTTTCCCCGACGTTGCTGCGACCATCGAGGCAGCGCGGATCCTCGTGCGAGAGGGATTTGCCGTACTGCCATACATCAACGACGATCCCGTGGCGGCAAAAAAGCTCGAAGAGATCGGCTGTGTTGCGGTCATGCCCTTGGCTGCCCCAATTGGATCTGGGCTCGGTATTCGCAATCCCTACAACTTGATGATCATCTTGGAGCAAAGCCGTGTGCCGGTCATTGTGGACGCGGGTGTGGGCACCGCCTCGGACGCTGCTGTGGCCATGGAACTTGGTTGTGACGCTGTACTCATGAACACCGCCATTGCCGGCGCCCAGAATCCCATCCTCATGGCCGAAGCGATGAAACTTGCGGTCGAAGCCGGGCGGAAAGCTTATCTCGCCGGGCGGATCCCGAAAAAACTTTACGCTACGGCATCGAGCCCGATCGAAGGTGTCATTGGCCGCTAA
- the thiE gene encoding putative thiamine-phosphate synthase: MRRVPRLYLITDRHQTRGRPLLEVVEAALRGGVEAVQLREKDLPGGAMYELACALRPLCERHGAALLINDRVDIAAAVRAHGVHLPVRSFHVAEARAVLGPEALIGCSCHDLTEAMTAARRGADFVVCGPVFSTPSKERFGPPMGTELLAQVCREVPAPVLAIGGITPANVVRVRQAGARGVAVIRAILDAPDPTVAARELATALATA; the protein is encoded by the coding sequence ATGCGCCGAGTTCCCCGCCTGTATTTGATTACCGACCGCCATCAAACCCGGGGCCGGCCGCTGCTCGAAGTTGTCGAAGCGGCGTTGCGAGGCGGTGTCGAAGCTGTGCAACTCCGCGAAAAAGATTTGCCCGGCGGAGCCATGTACGAGCTGGCTTGCGCCCTGCGGCCGTTGTGTGAGCGCCACGGCGCCGCCTTACTCATTAACGACCGTGTCGACATCGCGGCCGCTGTACGCGCGCACGGCGTGCACCTACCGGTCCGCTCGTTTCATGTAGCGGAGGCGCGGGCGGTTCTTGGCCCCGAAGCTCTCATTGGCTGTTCCTGCCACGACTTGACCGAAGCCATGACCGCGGCCCGTCGAGGAGCAGACTTCGTGGTGTGTGGGCCGGTGTTTTCCACCCCTTCTAAAGAACGATTCGGGCCACCGATGGGGACCGAACTGCTGGCGCAGGTTTGCCGCGAAGTGCCAGCGCCCGTTCTCGCCATTGGCGGGATCACCCCCGCGAACGTGGTGCGGGTTCGGCAAGCGGGAGCCCGCGGGGTCGCTGTCATCCGAGCAATTCTTGACGCACCGGACCCGACCGTCGCCGCTCGAGAGCTCGCTACGGCTTTGGCGACAGCGTAG
- a CDS encoding 3-hydroxyacyl-CoA dehydrogenase translates to MAGMLEGRVAVVTGAGRGIGRAVALALAESGAKVVVNDYGVDLHGQAPTTGPAFDVAKEIQERGGDAVPNTDSVATWDGSERIIRTALEHFGRIDILVTCAGILRDRMIFNMTEEEFDAVVAVHLKGTFCCIRHAAPLMREQRYGRIVTFTSGAGLFGNPGQSNYGAAKAAIGGLTKVVARDMGKYGVTCNAIAPVAATRMTLTEEFLRAREIRRQQGIIREERALARLEELKPEDVAPMVVFLASDHAANVNGQFFLCAGGSISLLSQPRPVKTIFKPDGRWTLDELDRIVPATLAEGLVNPAPPRPETGATTS, encoded by the coding sequence GTGGCAGGCATGCTCGAGGGTCGCGTTGCTGTGGTTACAGGTGCGGGGCGTGGAATTGGGCGAGCTGTGGCGTTGGCTCTGGCTGAGTCTGGCGCCAAAGTTGTGGTCAACGACTACGGCGTGGACTTGCACGGCCAAGCGCCGACCACGGGGCCAGCGTTCGACGTAGCCAAGGAAATTCAGGAGCGGGGCGGAGACGCTGTGCCGAACACCGATTCCGTTGCCACATGGGACGGCAGCGAACGGATCATCCGGACCGCGCTAGAGCACTTTGGCCGTATCGACATCTTGGTCACCTGTGCCGGCATCCTCCGCGACCGAATGATCTTCAACATGACGGAAGAGGAATTCGATGCCGTTGTGGCCGTGCACCTCAAGGGCACGTTTTGCTGCATTCGGCACGCTGCGCCGTTGATGCGCGAGCAGCGGTATGGACGAATCGTGACCTTCACCTCCGGCGCCGGGCTGTTCGGCAATCCAGGGCAATCGAACTACGGCGCGGCCAAAGCCGCGATTGGTGGGCTCACCAAAGTTGTTGCCCGTGACATGGGAAAGTACGGTGTGACCTGTAACGCCATCGCACCGGTGGCGGCCACACGCATGACCCTCACCGAGGAGTTTTTACGTGCCCGTGAAATTCGCCGCCAACAAGGCATCATCCGCGAAGAGCGCGCACTGGCACGGCTCGAGGAACTCAAACCCGAAGATGTGGCTCCCATGGTCGTCTTCCTAGCCAGCGACCACGCGGCCAACGTCAACGGCCAATTCTTTCTTTGCGCCGGAGGCTCGATCTCGCTCCTGTCGCAACCACGACCCGTGAAGACGATTTTCAAACCCGACGGCCGGTGGACCCTCGACGAACTCGATCGCATCGTTCCTGCAACACTCGCCGAAGGTCTGGTAAACCCAGCCCCGCCGCGGCCGGAAACGGGCGCCACCACGAGTTGA
- a CDS encoding 3-hydroxyacyl-CoA dehydrogenase, with translation MGQRLRDKVAIVTGAGRGIGRGIALLLAEEGAAVVVNDAGVNVDGSGGETTPAQLVVEEIRARGGQAVANYDNVADFKAAENIIQTALREFGRLDILVNNAGILRDRMVFNLSEEDWDSVVAVHLKGTFNCTRHAAVHMRQQRSGRIISMSSTSGLYGNTGQANYGAAKDGIAGLTRVVARELGKYGVTVNAIAPAAQTRMIATIPAKAREVRAQRGVALPGQRTSELPPLRAEPEDVAPFVVYLATDAARNINGQIFLVRGGIVALLNDPAPVRTIVKDGRWTPEEIAQLFPHTLGMDLVNPAPAQPAGGAPAGKEQSG, from the coding sequence ATGGGACAGCGTTTGCGAGATAAAGTCGCCATCGTCACCGGCGCAGGCCGCGGCATTGGGCGCGGCATTGCGCTGTTGCTGGCGGAAGAAGGGGCAGCCGTGGTCGTCAACGACGCAGGAGTCAACGTAGATGGCAGTGGCGGCGAAACCACTCCAGCGCAACTCGTCGTCGAAGAAATTCGCGCGCGCGGTGGCCAGGCGGTCGCTAACTACGACAACGTGGCCGACTTCAAAGCAGCAGAAAATATCATCCAGACAGCTCTGCGCGAGTTCGGTCGGCTCGACATCCTTGTAAACAACGCCGGCATCTTGCGCGATCGAATGGTATTCAACCTTTCAGAGGAAGACTGGGACAGCGTGGTTGCCGTGCACTTGAAGGGTACGTTCAATTGCACACGTCACGCCGCCGTGCACATGCGGCAACAACGGTCCGGACGGATCATCAGTATGTCCTCGACTTCGGGCTTGTATGGTAATACCGGGCAGGCAAACTACGGTGCGGCGAAGGACGGGATTGCCGGACTCACACGCGTGGTGGCTCGCGAACTGGGGAAGTACGGAGTCACGGTCAACGCCATTGCGCCGGCGGCGCAAACCCGCATGATCGCCACGATCCCGGCCAAAGCGCGCGAAGTGCGTGCCCAACGCGGTGTCGCGTTACCTGGTCAACGCACCAGCGAACTTCCTCCCTTGCGAGCCGAACCGGAAGACGTTGCCCCGTTTGTCGTCTACTTGGCCACCGATGCAGCGCGAAACATCAACGGGCAGATTTTTCTCGTTCGCGGCGGAATCGTTGCGTTGCTCAACGATCCTGCACCGGTACGCACAATCGTCAAGGATGGGCGCTGGACGCCGGAAGAGATTGCACAGCTTTTCCCCCACACGCTTGGAATGGATCTGGTGAATCCTGCGCCGGCGCAACCAGCGGGTGGGGCTCCAGCAGGCAAGGAACAAAGCGGTTGA
- the xapA gene encoding membrane protein yields MSSQNQHFRLFWLGTLGSVATALLLFLPSIRYGLVWDDATVLEQLRSFRQLKDFLVVPDSVPKFYYRPVVFASFWLEQQLSGANAATFHRTNIFLHSLNTGLVAVALWRVFALDPRICVASSWLFATHPVHTEAVAWIAGRSDLLTTLFFLLALVAYAQPTRAIRILAAVAFALALGAKEPAIAAVPLFGLFDLSRRRKPDWLFYGIAFLILATYLALRQINLGTPLGGWERGSGLGEKTVESLRALGWYSLHALIPGLVTPYVPRMPAVSGLELAGGLVLLAGAWVVWRHPRTNLSLLVALFLCTLAPAVAILWRVSASTVLADRYVYLPSLAAVALLSTFLARWTLQRSAIFYLSISGLAAFFFAWKTARYLPTWRDNLAFWSAAAAVAPDVSTPQREIGLALLERRQLAEAEPFFARAVALARLPEEQAMARSNLASLYRQRGDYARALEELEAAVRIAAHPGLYHNLGLTAMMAAEAAQSAGSGRDVLVLVQRAKSALQKALAYEAHPQAARYRELWAPAKTHALLGQVLFSLHDYSGSRFHLERALALDPNGPTAAITRLYLGKLPPEAPAAPAAPASPAEPPASKTGSGTP; encoded by the coding sequence ATGTCCTCACAAAACCAGCACTTCCGGCTCTTTTGGCTGGGCACCTTGGGGAGCGTCGCCACCGCGTTGTTGTTGTTTCTTCCCAGTATTCGCTACGGACTCGTCTGGGACGACGCGACGGTTCTCGAGCAGCTACGCAGCTTCCGTCAGCTAAAAGATTTTCTCGTCGTCCCCGACTCGGTGCCGAAATTTTACTATCGTCCGGTCGTCTTTGCCTCCTTCTGGCTCGAACAGCAGCTCAGTGGCGCCAACGCCGCGACATTCCACCGAACCAACATTTTCTTGCACTCGCTCAACACCGGCTTGGTGGCCGTGGCACTGTGGCGGGTCTTCGCTCTCGACCCAAGGATTTGCGTGGCGAGTAGTTGGTTGTTCGCCACGCACCCTGTGCACACGGAAGCCGTGGCGTGGATCGCGGGCCGGTCGGATCTCCTCACTACGCTGTTCTTCTTGCTCGCTCTTGTGGCCTACGCACAACCCACGCGGGCTATCCGCATCCTGGCGGCGGTGGCGTTTGCCCTGGCGCTCGGAGCAAAAGAACCGGCCATCGCTGCTGTGCCGCTGTTTGGGCTCTTCGATTTGTCTCGAAGGCGAAAACCAGACTGGCTTTTCTACGGAATCGCGTTCCTGATCCTCGCAACCTACCTCGCTCTGCGACAAATCAACCTCGGGACTCCGCTCGGAGGATGGGAGCGAGGGTCGGGCCTCGGCGAAAAAACTGTCGAGTCTCTGCGCGCACTCGGTTGGTACAGCCTGCATGCTTTGATACCCGGGCTCGTGACGCCTTACGTGCCGCGCATGCCGGCGGTGTCCGGGCTCGAACTTGCGGGGGGACTCGTGCTCCTCGCCGGCGCTTGGGTCGTATGGCGCCACCCCAGGACGAATCTCTCTTTGCTCGTCGCACTGTTCCTCTGCACGCTCGCGCCCGCAGTAGCGATCCTGTGGCGGGTCAGTGCGTCAACCGTCCTGGCAGACCGTTATGTTTACCTCCCTTCGCTCGCAGCAGTGGCCCTTCTTTCTACTTTTCTCGCGCGGTGGACCCTTCAAAGAAGCGCAATCTTTTACCTCTCGATATCGGGCCTGGCGGCGTTTTTTTTCGCTTGGAAAACTGCGCGTTACTTGCCCACATGGCGCGACAACCTTGCATTTTGGTCTGCGGCCGCCGCGGTTGCACCCGACGTATCCACTCCTCAACGGGAAATCGGACTTGCACTGTTAGAGCGGCGACAACTGGCCGAAGCAGAACCTTTTTTCGCGCGGGCCGTCGCCCTCGCTCGGCTACCCGAAGAGCAAGCCATGGCGCGCAGCAATCTTGCCTCTCTGTACCGCCAACGCGGAGATTACGCGCGCGCTTTAGAAGAACTCGAGGCAGCGGTCAGGATTGCCGCGCACCCTGGCCTCTACCATAACCTCGGCCTCACCGCGATGATGGCTGCAGAGGCAGCGCAGAGCGCGGGTTCCGGCAGAGATGTCCTCGTGTTGGTTCAGCGTGCCAAAAGCGCGCTGCAAAAAGCCCTCGCTTACGAGGCGCATCCGCAGGCCGCTCGATATCGGGAGCTCTGGGCGCCGGCAAAAACTCACGCCCTACTCGGGCAAGTACTCTTCTCGCTTCACGATTACTCGGGGTCCAGGTTCCATTTGGAGCGCGCCCTGGCACTCGACCCCAACGGTCCAACGGCCGCCATCACACGCCTGTATCTAGGTAAGCTTCCCCCGGAGGCCCCGGCGGCCCCGGCGGCCCCGGCGTCGCCGGCGGAGCCACCGGCCAGTAAAACGGGCAGTGGCACGCCGTGA
- a CDS encoding acetyltransferase gives MTEGSDVRVRLIQAEHERALAAAIRLEVFVREQGIPLEAEFDPDDFSAVHALAFDRGCAVGTARLVLAADRARLGRLAVLEKHRHQKVGTALVRFLCDYGRSCGVRRIVAHAQVRALPFYLGLGFAVTSSIFDEDGIPHCRVEVEL, from the coding sequence ATGACCGAAGGTTCCGACGTGCGCGTGCGCTTGATCCAAGCCGAACACGAACGGGCGCTTGCCGCAGCTATCCGGCTCGAGGTGTTTGTCCGCGAGCAAGGCATTCCCCTGGAAGCAGAGTTCGATCCGGATGATTTCTCTGCCGTTCATGCGCTTGCATTCGATCGCGGATGTGCAGTGGGAACGGCGCGGCTCGTGCTGGCCGCCGATCGGGCCCGGCTCGGGCGTTTAGCCGTGTTGGAGAAACACCGGCACCAAAAGGTGGGCACCGCGCTAGTGCGCTTTCTTTGCGACTACGGCCGCTCGTGTGGAGTTCGACGAATCGTGGCCCATGCCCAAGTACGAGCCTTGCCGTTTTACCTCGGCCTGGGCTTTGCGGTCACCAGCTCCATCTTTGACGAAGACGGGATTCCTCACTGCCGCGTCGAAGTCGAGCTGTGA